TCAGCCAGGTAAAGAAAGCTGCAATTTGATTGATGACCCATGTCCCGATTTTAGTCGATAACATGAACCAAGTAATTATGAATTCAACAACGATCAAGGTAAGAATAGCTTTCCATTTAACATTCCTTTTATTAGGTGAACAAATATAAACAATTCCAATTACCACTAGTACACCCAGTATATTTAACAAGAAATACATCCTATCACCCTCCTTGATTTATCATTGCCAATATCTTTTTTTATATTTGTGAAAAGATTATCGCTCTTTCATTCCATCCTGTTAGCACTGGCACAACAGGATAAAGGGATTAATTGATAATCATATATAGAAATGATATTTTCAGTTTTATTTATCTAATTATTACATTCTTATCTAGTACATTTGGCCGTAATGATAAAAAAGCAGTTTGATTGCTAAGCTGACGGGTATTAAAAAAGTGTGGTTAAAAAATCCAAATTTATTAGGAGGTATTTTCAATGGCTAATCAAAACAATGGCAAAATGAGCCGCGAAGAAGCAGGACGGATGGGCGGACAGGCTACAGCTGATTCTCATGATAAGGAATTTTACCAGGAAATCGGAAAAAAAGGCGGCGAAGCAAATGCCGCTCAGCAAAATCAATCGAATTCTAACAACAGCAGTTCAAACAATAATGATAAAATGAGCCGCGAGGAAGCAGGACGCAAAGGCGGACAAGCAAGCTCCTCTAACCAAAACCAATCGAATTCTAACAACAGCTCAAACAATAATGATAAAATGAGCCGCGAAGAAGCAGGACGCAAAGGCGGACAAGCTAGCTCCTCTAACCAAAATCAATCGAATTCTAACAGCAGCAGCTCTGGCGATAACGGTAAAATGAGCCGCGAAGAAGCGGGACGCAAAGGCGGACAAGCTACAGCTGATTCTCATGATAAAGAGTTTTACCAGGAGATTGGGCAAAAAGGCGGCGAAAAAAGCAGACGATAAAAGGATGGACTACAATCACACCTTCCAGTAATGGAAGGTGTTTTTTGTTAGTTGAATATTAAAAGTCATACAAATAAAATGGTGAGAACCCGCTTCCAATCACAATTATCCTTTATTAAATGCTGTCTTATATATGATCTATCCTGCCTTCTTTTATGTCCCCCCTTCCTCATAATCTCCTGCCCCTGAAGACCTATTCTCTAAATGAGAAGTTGGAATAGATTTAATAAAATGGATTTCTCTCCGAAAAAAGGCGTTTCCTTTTTTATAGGAAACGCCTTTTTTAAACATAACGATTAATTTATTTTGTTTTTCTTTTGAAAATGCTCTTTATCAACTAGCTCTGATGCTGGAACATCAAGGACAGTGGAGAGTTTTAAGATGGTTTGGGTATCGGGAACTTTTACACCGGATTCATACTTTTCGATGGTTTGCCGTCCAAGTCGCGCTTTAAAAGCAAGTTCTTCCTGACTCATGTTTTTCAGCTCTCGGTAATGTTTTAAATGTTCACCAAAATGAGACATGCTTGATTCCTCCCTAAAATCATCCAATTTTCTACTTTTAGTTTATCACCATTCAGATTTCCTGGATACTTGTAAACGTGAACATTATGTTAACAACTTTTAAACACAGTATGAATTCTTTATTAACGTTTTCAACTATTTTTTTTAAAAATTACTGATAAATAAAATTCTTAAGGGAAATATAAAACAGAATTAACAATCATTCTAATTAATGGAAGGAGTAACACAATGAATAAAAGATGGTTATCTGTACTATTTAGTGTATGTTTCTCTGCTTTAATTTTAGCTGGATGCGCAACTAATGATGA
The window above is part of the Metabacillus dongyingensis genome. Proteins encoded here:
- a CDS encoding KGG domain-containing protein, coding for MANQNNGKMSREEAGRMGGQATADSHDKEFYQEIGKKGGEANAAQQNQSNSNNSSSNNNDKMSREEAGRKGGQASSSNQNQSNSNNSSNNNDKMSREEAGRKGGQASSSNQNQSNSNSSSSGDNGKMSREEAGRKGGQATADSHDKEFYQEIGQKGGEKSRR
- a CDS encoding helix-turn-helix domain-containing protein, which codes for MSHFGEHLKHYRELKNMSQEELAFKARLGRQTIEKYESGVKVPDTQTILKLSTVLDVPASELVDKEHFQKKNKIN